The DNA sequence ATGGAATTAGCCAATTTCGCCGAGCGCATTGATCCCAATAACGCAGAACAATTGGCTCTTAATCTTCAATATCAAGGCGAGGTACGCTTTCTAAGAGCATACGCGCACTTGATGGCTTCCCGAATCTTTGGGGATGTGCCTATCTTATCGGATAGCGAAGACATTGCACGCCTTACCACGATCGGAAAAAGTACTCGTGCGGAGGTTAGACAATGGATTATTGAGGAGATGGACTTTTGCGCCGCAAATCTAAAAAAAGAACGTCCGAACCAATCCAGTCATGTTGGAGCAGTAACTGCCTATTCCGCTCTTTTGTTGAAAGCTAAAGCAGCAGCTGATCTTGCTGGAAATGATAACGGTAGTGCCCAATGGGATGTGGTATTAGATGCGACAAATGAAATTATTGGTAGTAACCGCTTTTCATTATTTGGTGATTACTACCAAATGTGGAAGGTGCCAGGCAAATTAAGTAACGAGTCGCTTTTCGAATTGCAATATTCTGATTTTGGACTCCCAGCTGGAGATATCGTGCGTCCTGGTATCGACTGGGGAACTTTCTTTCGCTGGCAGGGACCGGAAGGTGACCAGCGCGGCAGTGCTATTTCAGGTGCAGGTTGGATTCCGCCATCACAAAATATTGTTGATTTCTTAACGGCTCGTGGTGATGCCACCCGTTTGCGGACAACGATTTTATACTGCGGAGTAGATGGGCAACCCAATGTACCAGCGGAGACACCAAGTGGAGACTTAGTATATCGGGGTACATTTGGTACTAAATACTTTAATGGAAAGGCCTATTTACCAGTATCTCAGATGACCGCGGGCCGTTTGGAATATGGAGCCAATAACAATGTGCGTATCCTGCGTTATGCAGACGTGCTACTATTGAACGCCGAGGCCAAAGTACGCAAAGGACAAAACGGGGATGAGCCATTCCGATTGGTTCGCGAACGCGTGAATATGCCTGCCATTACCGGTGTATCACTAGATCAGATCTTAGATGAACGTCGTGCTGAATTTGCTTGTGAATGGTGGGGCGAACGCTTCAATGACTTAGTGCGTACCGGCCGTGCTCAACAAGTTTTTGGTTCACGGTTTGTACCAGGTGTAAGCGAGTCTGTGCCGATCCCGCAAACACAAATAGACGCTAATCCAAATTTTAGATAGATCCCAGATACATCAGCCTATGGTAAACAGACAACCTATTCGTCTATTTACCATAGGCTGATTTTTTAAGCTGTATTATCAAAAAAGCCTTGTGCTAATCGCGCATTTTAAAACTGAACAATATGAACATATGCAAAATACTCTCCATGCTGTGCCTGGGTATCACTACCGCAAGTCAAGCAGCACAGGCTCAAGCTCCTATCCCTGTTAAGATTGTGGAAGATGAGGGACGGTTTGAGATACTACGTGAAGACAAACCTTACTTTATTCTTGGTGCAGGCGGTACCGGAAAGCTGGAACAAATAAAGTCGACTGGTGGCAACTCCATTCGGACTTGGAGCACCGATGGAGCGCAGCAAATTCTTGACGAAGCACAAAAACTGGGTTTAACGGTTACACTTGGTCTACGTGTAGGCACCGAGAGACATGGCTTCGATTATAATGATCCGGTAAAAACCCGCCAACAACTGGAAAGAATACGTGGAGAAATCAATACTTTTAAAAAACACCCTGCACTATTAGCTTGGGGTATTGGTAATGAGCTAAACCTACATTATAGCAATGAAAAAGTGTGGGATGCTGTCAATGAAATTGCTACTATGATTCATCAAGAAGATCCGCATCATCTCGTAACCACTATGTTGGCCGGCGTGAATAAAAAGGAAATTGATCTAATCAACAGCAAATGTCCTTCGTTAGATTTAATAGCTGTACAAGTGTATGGCACTTTAGCCTCCGTGCCACAACAACTTGAGGATGCAGGCTGGCATAAGGCCTATATGGTAACTGAGTGGGGACCAACCGGACATTGGGAGGGTTTGCAAACTCCTTGGGGAGCTTCTATCGAAGAAACAAGCAGTGAAAAAGCAACTGTATACAAAAGTCGATACGAAGCGTCTATCGCAAAAGACCCACGTTGTGTAGGTTCGTACGTGTTTTTGTGGGGACAAAAACAGGAACGCACACCAACCTGGTATGGCTTATTCACCGAAAATGGGGAACAATCTGAGGTGATCGACGTCATGCAATACTTGTGGACAGGTAAATGGCCAGCAAAGCGCGCTCCGCATATCACCTCATTTACTATCAATAACAAAAAAGCGGCTGATCATATCTATCTGAAACCAGGTACCAAATACCCAGTAAATGCACGCGTCACAGACCCTGCCGGAAAGCCACTAACAGCTCGCTGGGAATTGCTGGCCGAAAGTACTGACCTGAAAGAAGGTGGTGATAGAGAAGATCGCCCTACTGCTGTTGATGGCTTAGTACAGCAAAATTCGTTTGACGAAGCCGTACTTACTGCACCAAAGAAAGAGGGAGCGTATCGTTTGTTTTATTATTCTTCAGACGGAAATAATAAGGTTGCCACAGCTAACATCCCATTTTTCGTTAAGAAATAAGGGGTTTCACCACACGATTTAAATATCAAGAAACTAAATATATGCTGAATTCATTACATCCAACCTGGTTGCTTATTGCTACGTCGTTCACGCTTGTGTCTTGCGGATCGGGATCCAAACAAGATTCAGCAGCAAAAGACTCCGTAGACACGGTGGGCTACACCTTTACTTCAGAGCCTACATGGGCCGATGAATTTGATAAAGATGGTTTGCCAGATACAAACAAATGGTCTTACGATGTGGGTTCGTTACATAATGGTTGGGGAAATCAAGAGTTACAATATTACACCGATGCGGATTCAAAAAATGTAGCGGTAAAAGATGGGCATCTCTACATTCATGCGCTTCCTGAGCAAAAAGAAGGGCTAGACTATACATCTGCTCGATTGGTTAGCAAAGGAAAAGGTGATTTTCTGTATGGAAGGTTTGAAGTTCGTGCAAAAGTGCCGGAAGGAAAAGGCACTTGGCCAGCTGTTTGGATGTTGCCGACCGACTGGAAATATGGAGCTTGGCCAAACTCTGGAGAAATTGATATCTTGGAGCATGTTGGTTATGATCCTGATGTGGTGCACATCAGTGTGCATA is a window from the Sphingobacterium sp. lm-10 genome containing:
- a CDS encoding glycoside hydrolase family 2 TIM barrel-domain containing protein; this encodes MNICKILSMLCLGITTASQAAQAQAPIPVKIVEDEGRFEILREDKPYFILGAGGTGKLEQIKSTGGNSIRTWSTDGAQQILDEAQKLGLTVTLGLRVGTERHGFDYNDPVKTRQQLERIRGEINTFKKHPALLAWGIGNELNLHYSNEKVWDAVNEIATMIHQEDPHHLVTTMLAGVNKKEIDLINSKCPSLDLIAVQVYGTLASVPQQLEDAGWHKAYMVTEWGPTGHWEGLQTPWGASIEETSSEKATVYKSRYEASIAKDPRCVGSYVFLWGQKQERTPTWYGLFTENGEQSEVIDVMQYLWTGKWPAKRAPHITSFTINNKKAADHIYLKPGTKYPVNARVTDPAGKPLTARWELLAESTDLKEGGDREDRPTAVDGLVQQNSFDEAVLTAPKKEGAYRLFYYSSDGNNKVATANIPFFVKK
- a CDS encoding glycoside hydrolase family 16 protein; its protein translation is MLNSLHPTWLLIATSFTLVSCGSGSKQDSAAKDSVDTVGYTFTSEPTWADEFDKDGLPDTNKWSYDVGSLHNGWGNQELQYYTDADSKNVAVKDGHLYIHALPEQKEGLDYTSARLVSKGKGDFLYGRFEVRAKVPEGKGTWPAVWMLPTDWKYGAWPNSGEIDILEHVGYDPDVVHISVHTKAYHHSIGTQKTAFRKIENARDDFHVYRVDWTPDYIKGFVDGQELFSFANERSGFKAWPFDQKFHWLINLAVGGFWGGAKGVDREAFPAAFVVDYVRVYDLVK
- a CDS encoding RagB/SusD family nutrient uptake outer membrane protein, which translates into the protein MKKYNHILIAGCLSSAILFGGCEKFLDKPLENQQRSEEINYGDLRRMYEPVSGVYRAASDDNLVHWIDLSIRVIRDDDYQQAAPNPNDNPELMAIKNFQNDVTIQSYWGLNQSWISYYSLAISANNALMELANFAERIDPNNAEQLALNLQYQGEVRFLRAYAHLMASRIFGDVPILSDSEDIARLTTIGKSTRAEVRQWIIEEMDFCAANLKKERPNQSSHVGAVTAYSALLLKAKAAADLAGNDNGSAQWDVVLDATNEIIGSNRFSLFGDYYQMWKVPGKLSNESLFELQYSDFGLPAGDIVRPGIDWGTFFRWQGPEGDQRGSAISGAGWIPPSQNIVDFLTARGDATRLRTTILYCGVDGQPNVPAETPSGDLVYRGTFGTKYFNGKAYLPVSQMTAGRLEYGANNNVRILRYADVLLLNAEAKVRKGQNGDEPFRLVRERVNMPAITGVSLDQILDERRAEFACEWWGERFNDLVRTGRAQQVFGSRFVPGVSESVPIPQTQIDANPNFR